In the Profundibacter amoris genome, TAGCTGCTGGTCAGCAATATCTGCCCGATCCCGCCAACCACGCCCGCGCCGATCAGGTAAAACCATTCCATCCCCACCGGCCAGACCCAGCCAAAGGGCAGCGAAAACAGCGACAGAACCATCGACGTCATCGAGAAGAAAAACACGATGGCCGCGGTTTTCTCGACCCCGGCCATGCGTTTGATAGCGATCTGTGCAAAGGCGGCAAATCCGGCCGAGGCCAGCACCATCCCCGCCCCGATCAATTCCCGCTGCCCCGCACCGGCAAAGCCGGCATCAAAGCGCGGCCACAGGATGATCAGCACCCCGACCAGACCCGCCAAAACTGCCGCCAGACGCACCATGCGGATGCGTTCGCCCAGCAGGATGGCCGCAAATATCACGATCATAATCGGGGTGATGAAACGCAGGGCCGTGACCTCGGGCAGGGGCAGGAATTTCAGACCGGCAAAGCCCAGCCCCATGGCTAGCGTCCCCGCCACGCTGCGGTAGATATGGCCACGATAGTTTTGTGTATGCAGCCCGTGCCTCAGATCCCCGCGCATCGCCAGCCAGATCAGGATGATCGGCAGCGCGCAGGCAGACCGGAAAAACACAGCCTCGCCGGCGGGCACCCGTCCGGCGGCTTTGACAAAAGCGGACATCACGGAAAACACCGTCACCGCCAGCACGATCAGCAATATGCC is a window encoding:
- a CDS encoding DMT family transporter; translation: MRPARGILLIVLAVTVFSVMSAFVKAAGRVPAGEAVFFRSACALPIILIWLAMRGDLRHGLHTQNYRGHIYRSVAGTLAMGLGFAGLKFLPLPEVTALRFITPIMIVIFAAILLGERIRMVRLAAVLAGLVGVLIILWPRFDAGFAGAGQRELIGAGMVLASAGFAAFAQIAIKRMAGVEKTAAIVFFFSMTSMVLSLFSLPFGWVWPVGMEWFYLIGAGVVGGIGQILLTSSYRFSDAGTLAPFTYVSMIWSLLIGYFAFGEVPTWAMLAGAALIILSGVAIVLRERQLGIARTATRNVTKPR